The Nicotiana tomentosiformis chromosome 2, ASM39032v3, whole genome shotgun sequence genome includes the window CAGAGGGGGTCAGAGAATTTCTCGCCAAGAAAAGTATCTTCACCAACTTTTCGATGACACAAGGTTATGCCACCAGAAAGCAAGGGAACTATacgtatagggtaaaatatgctcaTATTAAATACTCGCATGATAAAGCaacacgtggagccgaagacagAAGACAATAAGGTCTGAAGGTAATGATCTCGTTTGTTACCGAATAGATGGTATTCATAAAGGCGAAGTAAATGCCTGTCACCCgctagcatttaatggagaatattctatagcattaagtacatgatccgttacagagaatagagaatatgacattcactgcctaccgttacacattcttcaatgtccctcataattgtcattaaagaggggcttgatcctaggaccttgttccatATGTGCAACTATAAATGGTGAGCTCTAGAATCATTGTAGAAGAAGATTTTTCTGACTAGCATATACTATACTCTGTCCAAAGCCCAATActattttatcttcttgcttattaatattgTTACTATTATCTCCGAAAGTTCTGCTCCCAGAACCAGGATTTCTGTTGTTctatctcgatttcaacgctaagtcttatattcttgtttaatttatttattattttaggatcaaatcaattcacttgtctataaaccacatataaatttaattgtatcgttttacgggtaaacaattacCGTACATAAAGAACATATCTTTGATttctaaaattaaaaattaaaggtTTGAGCTTGATTAATAaactaaattaaaaattattcaaaACTAGAAAAGGTATGGAACCGTAAagaaaattaaacccagaaaaaatGGTCACCTTCATAGAATCACAGTCCCATAAATTTTCACACCACAAAAATCAAACCCAACAAAGAAAAGACCAAAAACTTGAGAATTTTTTTCTGCAATTTAACGAGCTAAAAAGAAAGTGTCGAAAGTGGTCTTTATCAGTCGGAGGAGGTGTGATGATGGTAGAGAAGTGGGCTCGGATTTTATCTTTTGCTGACGGAAAAGATGCGATGATGGAAATACTTTCTAACTAAAGTATTAGATACTTCAGCTCAGCATTGCCAATAATACgatgcaattaaattgatctcAATCTATATTGATAAAACTTTCAATCGGGTGGCTACTCAATCAAACTTTGAAGGTATTATTTTTTCACTTGTTCGATGCTAAAGTAAGATCAAATGAgagcaaaaataaataaattatgtaaAATGGTCTCTTATTCCTTTACAATCTAATTGAGTGGTGTGGTTAAGAAACGAAAGCTAACCAATTTTCTGAAGCCCAAACTGCAGACTTGCTGGCAATGGCCGGATTTGATCTTCTCAACGGGAAAGAACAAAATGTAAAAGTGAAGAAAagataaaaggaaaagttagaagaaagagaaaaataaaataaaataaaaattaaaaattaaaaaagagtAAAAATAGTCATCTTTGGGCTTTCACGCGTTGCACATTTAGTGAAAATAACCCAAGTGTCACCTAGGCTTAAAAGGTGGCATGtatacaacttcaaataattataAGGAAGTTATAATATCCCCATAAAGTTTTGGTGTTCAACTAAGAATTCTAGACAAGTACAAGGTGATATTTATGTATTATCCCTTTTATTATAACTTAGTGCATTAAAGTTTTAGAAATTTTGGCCAAATTAAAATCTTTAGGCTTATTCTTGGTAATCTTAGGAATTCTATATGGATGTTATAGATGAGTAATTTTATAAAGAATGTACTGCTATAAAGACGGTTGATATTGTTATAGGTAAAAAGATATCATAGAAAGgtaaaatataacataaaaaatcgATTGCGagaaatatattatttttatagtaATGGCTATTATATGCCGCTTTAGAGAGGACTGACCGTATAAGGCATGTTTATCTTTGTGTAGAATACAGCTGGATTTTTTTTGTCGGTACCTGTTATATGCAAAGTAATCAATATGTCAGTTAGAGAAAGATATTTTTTGACATTTTTTTTTGGATTACTCTAAAGTATACATTTTAGTCAGTTATATTGACAGGTCAACTGTTTCACGTGTTCAACGTGTGCAATAGTTTGATACTATAATGTATGATCATATTTACATTAGTGTACGTGTCTCTTCTCAAGCTCAATATAACTATGATCTGTGTATAAGGTAAGTTCATCATTATTTTTGTCGCTAACTGTTTATATGCAAAAAAAATCAATATGTCAGTTAGAGATAGTCTACATCTATCGAATTTGACCAATACAGCTAAAGTCAAATTTTGTTTTACATGTTACAAAACTTGAATTGAAAAGAATATACATATTTCTGTCAAACTGAAGAGAATGTGTAATGCTAGAATTGATGAACTTTCTTTATTACTATATAAGATGTGAATAATTGCTTGAAGTGCTTTGTGCAAAAGCTCAATTGTGTTAAAATGAAATAACCAACTTTTGAGTTGTTGCATATATGGGAAAAATTGACCAGGAAAAGAGTTGAATTTTTAAAACAAACTTGATACTGGTAAACTTGTACTACTAACAATTTGTACTGCAAATCTTAGGCTGGTGAAAAAGTAGAAGCACATTGTCTTCATTAGGAGGAAATAAATGACATCCAAAGAAAGGAAAAACTAATAAATTTTTAGAGAGTTTTTTCACAATAGCAGTTTTGCTTTTCTGCAACCTCTAGTTGTAGTTGCAAGACAGTTGGTTGGACACTACAGGACATGATATTTTGGTCAAAGTCAATAGTAACAATTTACTTGCAAGATtgctcacccccccccccccgagaAGAATAGTGGACTGGTTTTAAGGACCTGGAAGTAATTAAAGGAGggaaaaaagaaattaataaGAACGATTgcatattttaaaatcaaaataTATATACCATTATTAATCCACTTTTTCACATTCTATGTTCTACTATTATTTGTTTCTTTTCTAATTGCTAACCAACCAACCTTAAACCATTTCAATGGCGAAAAAGAGATCAATAGCTCTAAACAAACACTATAGACAACAACACCAAATGCTAAATATCATATTTTTTCTCTTGGGTCCATCGAGAAGTGAAATTTGTGTCAATTAATTTCTAGAAGAATCCATTCAAAAATTGAGTATAACAGCATCAATATATGAAAGAATCTATTCAAAATTGATCAATGAGTGTAATCTTTCACTAATTGTAATAATTTTCAAATTTGATCCTACATGGAGCATTTAATTTTAGTCTTTCAAATCAGCTTTTTTCAACTATAAAAGGCCACAACTCATTGACTCTTAAACATCAACTGAGTGCAAAAAAAGAAGCATAATATAACTTCACTCTCAGTCACTCAACCCTCTTTCTTCTTGTCCTTTTTCAATGGAGTGGCCTGAATTCCTAGAGCGTTCAAACTCCCAAGAGTCCACATTTGGTCTGTTCAGCGCAACGCCTCAAGCTAACGAGGTTGTTGCGCGAACAGTCCAGTGGACTCCTGAAGAGAAACAAGTATTTGAGAACGCTTTATCTGTGTTTAATAATCCAATTTCACCATCATTCTTTGAATATGTTGCTTCTAAACTCCCCCATAAACCCCTAGAGGAGATCAAAAAATACTACCTAGCCCTTTTCAAAGATGTTGAAATGGAAAATCCTGTACCTAAAAACAAAGCTCCTGCTGCTAATGGTTATGAACTAGATCATGACCAACAGCATAATTACCAAGTGCCTCAGGAAGATGATCACTCAGACATGGAAGCTGCTCGAAATGGCACACCACCTCCAGTTGAAAACAACCGTCCACGTCGCCGACGCGGAATTCCATGGACTGAAGGAGAACACCAGTAAGTTTTCGTTCTCTTTTTGTTTGTTTTCTTTCCTGTTTTTTTACTATGGCTAACTTTATATATATAGAAAACaccattttttatgttttttttttcaaacataTATATATCTGCATGTTATAATTAGATTTGATTTTATGAGTTTGTTGCTTTTTGCATGGTAAATCTTTTAACTCCTTTGAGTTCTTTTATCATAGAATCacttgtttttttttatttttcccttaCCAATGTATGAATTCAGCTTTTCACTTTTTGTTAATCTTCAAACCTTATATAAAGTTTTCTTTGTccatgaaaaaataattttgataatAAGAAAAGCCTTTTGATCGCGTAACCCCTAGGCCACTGAATCGTAAATTTTATTACAATCAAGACAAACGAATTAATTCTTCCTTCGAGAAATTTATTTGTATTTTTGCAATTGATTTAATTTCATTTACTTCTATTGTCTGCACGCGAAGATATATACAACCACCCTTAATAATTTATTTTGATATCACTCACCCTTAACAGTAATTTCATTTTGGTGTAAAGCGAAAATTTCAGTCTGATTTTAGATTAATCTTCTGTTAAAAAATTGTATTCCAATTTTACATATATGGTTTGTTCAAATTTAATTTATACATATgtaatttttaaaaacaaatcatATGTAGGCTGTTCCTTATGGGACTGAACAGATTTGGGAAAGGAGATTGGAAGAGCATCTCAAGGTACTATGTTGTTTCAAAGACACCAACCCAAGTGGCCAGTCATGCCCAAAAGTACTTTGGTCGTCGGAACTGTGCAACTCCACCGGAGCGTCGCCGCCCTAGCATCAACGACATTCAAACTGTCACCCTTAACCCTAGGGCTACAACTGTGACGGCTCAAATCAATAATGGTAGACTTGCGCCTcttaacaacaataaccaaggttCTTCATCAATGCCTTTTCACTATCCTTACAACTTTGGTGGTGCAATGTTTGGTCACAATTCTCATGGAAATTATGGGAGTTTCGTTAATCGTGGTGAAGCATCTGGCAGCAACTCAATCAACATGCAGCATA containing:
- the LOC104113678 gene encoding transcription factor DIVARICATA-like is translated as MEWPEFLERSNSQESTFGLFSATPQANEVVARTVQWTPEEKQVFENALSVFNNPISPSFFEYVASKLPHKPLEEIKKYYLALFKDVEMENPVPKNKAPAANGYELDHDQQHNYQVPQEDDHSDMEAARNGTPPPVENNRPRRRRGIPWTEGEHQLFLMGLNRFGKGDWKSISRYYVVSKTPTQVASHAQKYFGRRNCATPPERRRPSINDIQTVTLNPRATTVTAQINNGRLAPLNNNNQGSSSMPFHYPYNFGGAMFGHNSHGNYGSFVNRGEASGSNSINMQHNNDNNNNNNNLRRLVLPRPFLSMCLASATRNNNRV